A DNA window from Halostella salina contains the following coding sequences:
- a CDS encoding type IV pilin, with amino-acid sequence MNIKTLFNTDDERAVSPVIGVILMVAITVILAAVIGAFVLDLGQGQEGNVNAGVSFDADTGNDEVTVTVNDMGNADTITVNSNGGSEKTLDSVGASKTIDVNSGGDTVTVVAEQDSGNSNVINTYEYEG; translated from the coding sequence ATGAACATCAAGACATTATTCAACACAGACGACGAACGGGCCGTCAGCCCGGTGATCGGCGTTATACTGATGGTTGCCATTACGGTGATCCTGGCAGCTGTCATCGGTGCATTCGTACTCGACTTGGGCCAGGGCCAAGAGGGGAACGTGAACGCAGGTGTATCCTTCGATGCAGACACTGGTAATGACGAGGTAACAGTGACAGTAAATGATATGGGGAACGCCGATACGATAACGGTGAATAGTAACGGAGGTTCGGAAAAAACCCTAGATAGTGTTGGAGCAAGTAAAACGATTGATGTGAACAGCGGTGGGGACACCGTTACTGTTGTCGCCGAACAAGACAGCGGGAATTCCAACGTTATCAATACGTACGAGTACGAAGGATGA
- a CDS encoding archaellin/type IV pilin N-terminal domain-containing protein, translating into MMGDIFSDDERGVSPVIGVILMVAITVILAAVIGAFVLDLGQGQEGNVNAAVSNDDGSVTLTDIGNADGVKFVVDGTTATGSGSNSTVVALKSVGASYTLSDSSDITDGDTVQVVAYQGSDASDTNNENVIQEVEA; encoded by the coding sequence ATGATGGGAGACATATTTAGTGACGATGAACGGGGTGTCAGCCCGGTTATTGGGGTCATCCTGATGGTTGCCATCACGGTGATCCTCGCTGCCGTTATCGGGGCGTTCGTTCTCGACCTTGGTCAAGGTCAAGAGGGCAATGTCAACGCAGCAGTATCCAACGATGACGGGAGTGTCACTCTCACAGATATCGGTAATGCCGATGGGGTAAAATTCGTTGTTGATGGAACTACGGCAACTGGTAGCGGCAGCAATAGCACGGTAGTCGCCTTGAAGTCTGTCGGTGCAAGCTACACGCTCTCGGACAGCAGTGACATCACTGATGGTGATACAGTGCAGGTTGTCGCATACCAGGGCTCGGACGCCAGCGACACCAACAACGAAAACGTCATCCAAGAAGTGGAGGCTTGA
- a CDS encoding type IV pilin, which produces MIGVILMVAITVILAAVIGAFVLDLGQGQEGNVNAGVSVDKDTSTGDITITINDMGNADTVKLTSIPSTATEGTTSATSVGATLDIEDDGESGQISVVAEQDGGNSNVIQTVEYDFS; this is translated from the coding sequence GTGATTGGCGTCATCCTCATGGTCGCCATCACTGTGATCCTGGCAGCCGTCATCGGTGCGTTCGTCCTTGACCTCGGCCAAGGTCAGGAAGGGAACGTGAATGCTGGTGTGAGCGTGGACAAGGACACTTCGACAGGAGACATCACGATCACAATCAACGATATGGGGAACGCTGATACTGTCAAGTTGACTAGCATCCCGAGCACTGCGACGGAAGGGACCACCTCGGCAACATCCGTTGGCGCAACGCTCGACATCGAGGACGACGGTGAATCGGGTCAAATCTCCGTCGTAGCTGAGCAGGATGGCGGTAATAGCAACGTCATTCAGACGGTCGAGTACGACTTCAGCTAA